One genomic window of Ruminococcus gauvreauii includes the following:
- a CDS encoding alcohol dehydrogenase catalytic domain-containing protein → MQEKMNAVVLKDEGKFAIEEKPVPKIKKDNEILIRIDICSICGSDMMILRNPPGYPAKTGITIGHEMVGTVLEVGAGVTSFQPGDRVVCDNNMPCGQCYFCRTGHASMCEHLKCLGFDDDGFFAQYAVVPDSLAVQIDKDIPLETAIFTEPLNCVMSGANKVRLMPGETVVVIGAGAIGLYFIQLMKLNGAGKVISVEPTEFRREYAGNMGADVVVSPQEADEAVKEATKGLGADVVIDAVGFCIKDAIRFARSSGRILLFGLNMAATQEICQSQITRKDLTVYGSYIGTYTWHNTIQMLANIPMKLEDMITHRLTLEEFGVGFEAMRDGSALEVVMYPNGRP, encoded by the coding sequence ATGCAGGAAAAAATGAATGCTGTTGTCCTGAAGGATGAGGGCAAGTTTGCAATTGAAGAAAAACCGGTTCCGAAGATTAAAAAAGACAATGAAATACTAATCAGGATTGATATTTGCAGCATCTGTGGTTCTGATATGATGATCTTAAGGAACCCCCCGGGATACCCGGCAAAGACAGGCATCACGATCGGACACGAGATGGTGGGTACGGTTCTGGAAGTGGGAGCGGGCGTCACCAGCTTCCAGCCCGGAGACCGCGTAGTATGCGACAATAATATGCCCTGCGGGCAGTGCTACTTCTGCAGAACCGGTCATGCGAGCATGTGTGAGCACCTGAAATGCCTGGGATTTGACGATGACGGATTCTTTGCACAGTATGCAGTTGTTCCGGACAGCCTGGCTGTTCAGATCGATAAAGATATTCCGCTGGAAACCGCGATTTTCACGGAACCGCTGAACTGCGTGATGAGCGGGGCCAATAAAGTCCGCCTCATGCCCGGAGAAACAGTGGTTGTGATCGGCGCAGGGGCCATCGGTTTGTATTTCATCCAGCTGATGAAATTAAATGGGGCCGGAAAGGTGATTTCTGTGGAACCGACGGAGTTCCGCAGAGAGTATGCAGGGAACATGGGAGCAGATGTGGTGGTTTCCCCGCAGGAGGCCGACGAGGCTGTAAAAGAGGCGACAAAAGGGCTGGGTGCCGATGTTGTGATCGATGCGGTAGGGTTCTGCATTAAAGACGCGATCCGCTTTGCGAGAAGTTCAGGAAGGATCCTGCTGTTTGGACTGAATATGGCAGCCACTCAGGAGATCTGCCAGAGCCAGATCACCAGAAAAGACCTGACCGTCTACGGCAGCTATATCGGAACCTATACCTGGCATAATACGATTCAGATGCTTGCAAACATTCCGATGAAACTTGAGGATATGATCACTCACAGGCTGACGCTTGAGGAGTTTGGCGTTGGATTTGAGGCGATGAGGGATGGAAGTGCGCTGGAAGTGGTAATGTATCCGAACGGAAGACCATAA
- a CDS encoding SDR family NAD(P)-dependent oxidoreductase codes for MKNQIVLAGQAAVVTGGGSGIGRAICIQLAGHGASVLVADMAVDKAQETAEIIRKNGGTASAMQVNVTDAKDAQAMIDKAVELYGKVDLLYNNAGICTVSEIEKMPEAWWDAIFAVNCKGVFLCSQAVIPQMKKQGFGRIINTASQAGKGAIPKQVHYCATKAAVIGFTRALAMELKDTGIRVNCFCPGSVMSEMTLREAQAVYELDGIEPEESLKEWQAAIPLGRWVTPEDVADIAVFLASDYAEYMTGQAVNISGGQTMH; via the coding sequence ATGAAAAATCAGATAGTATTAGCGGGACAGGCAGCTGTTGTAACCGGCGGAGGTTCCGGTATCGGACGCGCAATCTGTATTCAGCTGGCAGGACACGGTGCATCAGTCCTTGTAGCGGACATGGCAGTGGATAAGGCACAGGAAACAGCAGAGATCATCCGCAAAAATGGAGGAACAGCCAGTGCGATGCAGGTAAATGTCACTGATGCCAAAGATGCACAGGCGATGATTGATAAAGCAGTGGAACTGTACGGAAAAGTAGATCTGCTGTACAATAATGCAGGTATCTGTACAGTCAGCGAAATTGAAAAGATGCCGGAAGCATGGTGGGACGCTATCTTTGCGGTCAACTGTAAAGGTGTGTTCCTGTGCTCACAGGCCGTGATCCCGCAGATGAAAAAACAGGGTTTTGGACGTATTATCAATACGGCTTCCCAGGCGGGAAAAGGTGCGATCCCGAAACAGGTACACTACTGCGCAACAAAGGCAGCCGTGATCGGGTTTACCCGCGCCCTGGCAATGGAATTAAAAGATACGGGGATCCGGGTCAACTGCTTCTGTCCCGGCTCCGTCATGAGTGAGATGACATTGCGCGAAGCACAGGCAGTCTATGAGCTGGACGGCATCGAGCCGGAAGAGTCCCTGAAAGAATGGCAGGCGGCGATACCGCTGGGCCGCTGGGTGACACCGGAGGATGTGGCAGACATTGCGGTATTCCTCGCTTCTGACTATGCAGAGTATATGACTGGTCAGGCGGTCAATATTTCCGGCGGCCAGACAATGCATTAA
- a CDS encoding flavodoxin produces MSKSLVAYFSASGTTKRLAEKLAKEIEADLFEIQAETPYTTADLDWRNSNSRSSIEMNDRNCRPAIRSKAADMAQYELVFIGFPIWWYREPSIIDTFMESYDFSGKTLIPFATSGGSGMGDSGKNMAALAPGASVTDGRRFGGSVSGKELSDWAAQWDTKSP; encoded by the coding sequence ATGAGTAAGTCATTAGTAGCGTATTTCAGCGCAAGCGGAACAACAAAAAGATTAGCAGAAAAGCTGGCAAAAGAAATCGAAGCGGATTTATTTGAGATTCAGGCAGAGACACCTTACACCACTGCGGACCTTGACTGGCGGAACAGTAACAGCAGAAGTTCCATCGAAATGAATGACCGGAACTGCCGTCCGGCAATCCGCAGCAAGGCGGCAGATATGGCACAGTATGAGTTGGTATTTATCGGTTTTCCAATCTGGTGGTACAGAGAACCGTCCATTATCGATACGTTCATGGAGTCTTACGATTTCAGCGGTAAGACTCTGATTCCTTTCGCTACATCCGGCGGAAGCGGGATGGGGGATTCGGGCAAAAATATGGCGGCACTTGCACCGGGAGCCAGTGTGACAGACGGCAGACGCTTTGGCGGAAGTGTATCAGGTAAAGAGCTTTCGGACTGGGCGGCACAATGGGACACTAAAAGTCCCTGA
- a CDS encoding hydantoinase/oxoprolinase family protein, whose translation MLILGVDTGGTYTDGVIMDRDTGTVVHTAKALTTQYDLTVGIRNCMDALGFESWQQIDMVSLSTTLATNAIVEGKGSRVGLLLLGGRPDGEVPADISAELPARVDIRGGISRPLDESELDDKLAGLRHTCDAVAISGYASIRNPEHERQAARRVAEVLDLPVVCAHELSGSLGFYERTVTAVLNARLIPIIRNLITTVYDVMRERGIRAPVMIVRGDGSLMRADYAVERPVETVLSGPAASVIGARFLSGCQDCLVVDMGGTTTDIACLQNGQCKVSEEGTCLAGWRTRVKALEICTFGLGGDSEIRRRPNGTIQIGPRRVVPLCRAGMCSGKSGLTPTDILHVTGEYVQWESSSSVRGIEVFAQKAAAGAGIPALQAAQKLRGKIVEKLAKYCRESVDVFGNANIRILVGAGAPAPVWLRDAAARLGMRCDIPEHAGVANAVGAAVGQIIETSAVLLRRNKWNESYYIYTEKERLRALTYDRAKELAHHLAYQYAEEKAKFAGAADFHIDRKEWEVRDQDGTFVEWHVQATAVGYP comes from the coding sequence ATGCTGATTTTAGGAGTTGATACCGGAGGTACGTATACGGACGGCGTGATCATGGACCGGGATACCGGAACAGTAGTGCATACGGCGAAAGCGCTGACTACACAGTATGATCTGACGGTTGGGATCAGGAACTGTATGGATGCGCTTGGCTTTGAATCCTGGCAGCAGATCGATATGGTAAGCCTCTCCACTACCCTGGCGACCAATGCCATTGTAGAGGGAAAAGGCAGCCGGGTGGGGCTTCTGCTGCTCGGCGGAAGACCGGACGGAGAGGTGCCTGCAGATATATCCGCTGAGCTTCCCGCCAGAGTGGACATCCGCGGCGGGATCAGCAGGCCGCTGGATGAGAGTGAGCTTGATGATAAGCTTGCCGGACTCCGTCATACATGTGATGCGGTGGCTATATCGGGGTATGCAAGCATCCGGAATCCGGAGCATGAAAGACAGGCGGCACGGCGTGTTGCCGAGGTATTAGATCTTCCGGTGGTCTGTGCACATGAGCTTTCCGGTTCGCTGGGATTTTATGAGCGGACGGTTACGGCGGTGCTGAATGCCAGGCTGATCCCGATTATCAGAAATCTGATCACAACCGTTTACGATGTGATGAGGGAGCGGGGAATCCGAGCACCTGTGATGATCGTGCGCGGCGACGGAAGCCTGATGCGGGCGGATTATGCCGTAGAAAGACCGGTGGAGACAGTCCTCTCCGGACCCGCGGCAAGTGTCATCGGGGCCAGGTTCTTAAGCGGCTGCCAGGATTGCCTGGTTGTCGATATGGGCGGCACTACGACGGACATTGCCTGCCTGCAGAATGGACAGTGCAAAGTCTCTGAGGAGGGGACCTGCCTTGCGGGATGGAGAACCAGGGTAAAGGCACTGGAGATCTGTACGTTCGGGCTTGGTGGTGACAGTGAGATCAGGAGAAGACCAAACGGTACGATACAAATCGGACCGCGCCGTGTGGTGCCGCTTTGCAGGGCCGGGATGTGCAGTGGAAAATCCGGATTGACACCGACAGATATACTGCATGTGACCGGCGAATACGTACAGTGGGAATCATCCAGCTCTGTTCGGGGTATCGAGGTATTTGCACAGAAAGCGGCGGCAGGGGCGGGCATTCCCGCATTGCAGGCGGCACAGAAACTGCGCGGGAAAATCGTGGAAAAACTGGCCAAATACTGCCGGGAAAGTGTGGATGTATTTGGAAATGCGAACATCCGGATACTGGTCGGTGCGGGTGCACCGGCACCCGTATGGCTGCGGGATGCGGCCGCCAGACTTGGCATGCGTTGCGATATACCGGAACATGCAGGTGTCGCAAATGCAGTGGGCGCTGCAGTCGGACAGATTATCGAGACATCCGCTGTACTGCTTCGGAGAAATAAATGGAATGAATCTTATTATATATACACAGAAAAAGAACGTCTGCGTGCACTGACCTATGATCGGGCAAAAGAACTTGCTCATCATCTGGCATACCAGTACGCGGAAGAAAAAGCAAAGTTTGCAGGTGCTGCCGATTTTCATATTGACAGAAAAGAGTGGGAGGTCCGGGATCAGGACGGAACATTCGTGGAGTGGCATGTGCAGGCGACAGCGGTCGGATATCCATGA
- a CDS encoding epoxyqueuosine reductase, with amino-acid sequence MDLRTDIEHELHEFVRTYDASGTLKNKWGKPLVGFADVEHPYIRELPDIVHKLHQMPWEVMPDATVIMVYFVPFQPWVAGGNRQGEMASADWAQIYEETNAMFPKLNAHMIGFLESRGYRGAVSPQSTVFYRDELVSHWSFRHFAYAAGLGTFGLNNMLITESGCAGRLNALVTNLNVPAGEPQAEEACLYKRNKSCGVCVSRCPAGALTTEEYDRHLCFAQCLKNAAVYTQFGNSYASAEGGEAADSGSEVCGKCLAGLPCTQRRP; translated from the coding sequence ATGGATTTACGAACAGATATTGAACATGAATTGCATGAATTCGTCCGGACGTATGATGCGTCCGGAACATTGAAAAATAAGTGGGGGAAGCCCCTTGTGGGATTTGCCGATGTGGAACATCCTTATATCAGAGAGCTTCCGGACATCGTACATAAGCTCCATCAGATGCCCTGGGAAGTGATGCCGGATGCCACGGTGATCATGGTGTATTTTGTGCCGTTTCAGCCGTGGGTGGCAGGAGGAAACAGGCAGGGGGAGATGGCGTCCGCCGACTGGGCACAGATCTATGAAGAGACGAACGCCATGTTTCCAAAACTCAATGCACACATGATCGGTTTTCTGGAATCCAGAGGGTACCGCGGGGCTGTGTCGCCACAGAGTACAGTCTTTTACCGTGATGAGCTGGTCAGTCACTGGTCGTTCCGCCACTTTGCATATGCCGCAGGTCTCGGGACATTTGGGCTGAATAATATGCTCATCACGGAATCAGGCTGCGCGGGACGGCTGAATGCGCTGGTTACGAATCTGAATGTACCGGCGGGGGAGCCGCAGGCGGAAGAAGCATGCCTTTACAAAAGGAATAAAAGCTGCGGCGTCTGTGTCAGCCGGTGCCCGGCAGGCGCGCTGACCACAGAAGAATATGACAGGCACTTATGCTTTGCACAGTGCCTGAAAAATGCAGCGGTCTATACACAGTTTGGAAACTCCTATGCCTCCGCAGAGGGCGGGGAGGCGGCTGATTCAGGTTCTGAAGTCTGCGGAAAATGCCTGGCTGGCCTTCCCTGTACGCAGAGGAGACCATAA
- a CDS encoding helix-turn-helix domain-containing protein, producing the protein MRNYDIGVLATSQEYFHVASIFAKKTLFYLISGGDYQCDDTYTVVKGGMPESFYVMLVQKGTLHIEMNGRTYMAPQGTVFVLDSKIDCHYYAKARLSMQWIQFSGIMVQNFFDMLYENNEQNGPVFYIDDIMAMSKKFSFIMNMFAANQINEFQGSLSLHDILTTLTLLNPLSQEDTNLSMIEVARYIDKFYSENLTVQNLAKGCNLSVYYFIRAFQQVHGCTPHQYLASVRFDSAKHLLLTSNLSVEKIGEIVGFSSGSNFARAFKKEFGYSPTEFRDYTPSAAR; encoded by the coding sequence ATGAGAAATTATGACATTGGCGTGCTCGCGACCTCCCAGGAGTATTTTCATGTCGCAAGCATATTTGCTAAAAAAACACTGTTTTATCTTATATCGGGCGGTGATTATCAATGTGATGACACCTACACTGTCGTAAAGGGGGGCATGCCCGAAAGCTTTTATGTGATGCTGGTCCAGAAAGGGACACTGCACATCGAAATGAACGGCAGAACATATATGGCTCCGCAGGGGACCGTGTTCGTGCTGGACAGTAAGATCGACTGCCATTATTATGCAAAAGCCCGACTCTCCATGCAGTGGATCCAGTTCAGCGGCATTATGGTGCAGAATTTCTTTGATATGCTGTATGAAAATAACGAACAGAACGGACCCGTATTTTACATCGACGACATCATGGCCATGTCCAAAAAATTCAGTTTCATCATGAATATGTTCGCAGCTAACCAGATCAATGAATTTCAGGGCTCCCTCTCTCTGCACGATATCCTGACGACACTGACGCTGCTCAATCCCCTGTCGCAGGAGGACACCAATCTGAGCATGATCGAAGTCGCCCGTTACATTGACAAGTTCTACAGCGAAAATCTGACCGTACAGAATCTTGCCAAGGGCTGCAACCTGTCCGTCTATTATTTTATCCGGGCTTTCCAGCAGGTCCACGGCTGCACTCCTCACCAGTATCTGGCAAGTGTCCGTTTTGACAGTGCAAAACATCTGCTGCTCACCAGCAATCTGAGCGTCGAGAAGATCGGTGAGATCGTCGGTTTCTCCAGCGGCTCCAATTTCGCCCGGGCTTTTAAAAAGGAATTCGGATATTCCCCGACAGAGTTCAGGGATTACACCCCCTCTGCAGCAAGATAA